In Desulfosalsimonas propionicica, one DNA window encodes the following:
- a CDS encoding branched-chain amino acid ABC transporter permease, which yields MFTKPVHTRLLYAAILIAALTLPWYVPDAYIFQIVTMSLLFAIAVSGMNLIIGFTGQASLAHGAFFGIGAYGVAIMTKAGISFWLALPAAALVSAFIGFLVGLPSLRTRGSYFAIVTLCFGVILWIVAGNWIELTGGHNGIFGIPRPSPIPVPVFGSIEFFTQTPLYYLALAALLLTIFVLRRLVYSVFGLSLMAVRNNEPLADAVGINPFATKLISFVIANFIAGLAGGMYAAIIGAVSPSAAGYMMTFNFLIYLILGGMATLSGPVVGAFAIPVVMEFMQFLGDFRMLIFGALLVFVIIYFPQGFVGGLRQLNQKVAAWRQQ from the coding sequence GTGTTTACAAAACCCGTTCACACCCGGCTTCTTTATGCAGCCATACTCATCGCAGCCCTGACTTTACCCTGGTATGTGCCGGATGCCTATATTTTTCAGATCGTGACCATGAGCCTGCTTTTTGCCATTGCCGTATCCGGCATGAACCTCATCATCGGGTTTACGGGTCAGGCTTCTTTGGCCCACGGGGCGTTTTTCGGCATAGGCGCCTACGGGGTGGCCATCATGACCAAGGCGGGCATCTCCTTCTGGCTTGCGCTTCCGGCCGCAGCCCTTGTTTCCGCTTTCATTGGTTTTCTTGTGGGCCTGCCTTCCCTGCGGACCCGGGGCTCTTATTTCGCCATTGTCACCCTTTGCTTCGGGGTGATTCTGTGGATTGTGGCCGGCAACTGGATCGAGTTGACAGGCGGGCACAACGGGATTTTCGGCATACCCCGGCCTTCTCCCATACCGGTGCCTGTTTTCGGCTCCATTGAATTTTTCACCCAGACGCCCTTGTATTACCTGGCACTGGCAGCGCTTTTGCTGACGATTTTTGTTCTTCGCCGGCTGGTTTACTCCGTTTTCGGGCTGAGCCTGATGGCCGTGCGCAACAATGAACCCCTGGCCGATGCCGTTGGCATCAATCCCTTTGCCACGAAGCTGATTTCCTTTGTGATCGCCAATTTTATCGCCGGTCTGGCCGGCGGCATGTATGCCGCTATTATCGGTGCGGTCAGTCCGAGTGCTGCTGGTTATATGATGACTTTTAATTTTTTGATTTATTTGATCCTCGGCGGCATGGCCACTTTGAGCGGACCTGTTGTGGGCGCCTTTGCCATTCCTGTTGTCATGGAATTCATGCAGTTTCTGGGGGATTTCCGAATGCTGATTTTCGGTGCCCTGCTGGTTTTTGTGATCATTTATTTCCCCCAGGGGTTTGTGGGCGGTCTGCGCCAGTTAAACCAAAAAGTCGCCGCCTGGCGTCAACAATAA
- a CDS encoding ABC transporter ATP-binding protein, with protein sequence MLRVESLTKRFEGLVAVQDLNFEIIKGEILAIIGPNGAGKSTVFNLITGTLPPTSGNVFIHEQDITGLKPYKIASKGVARTFQTTSLFDQLRVIDNLMIAYKWRTRLGFWNTLLHTRTWKTDQAEAYKHSMETLEFLGLAEKSDQFVPVLSQEEQKRLAMGIALVSQPKILLLDEPTGGLIQEETDRITDLINKIRDHGTTVCIIEHKMQMIMGMADRIVVLNYGKKIAEGTPDHVKSDQAVITAYLGGEVK encoded by the coding sequence ATGCTTCGTGTTGAATCTCTGACCAAGCGTTTTGAGGGCCTGGTAGCCGTCCAGGACCTGAATTTTGAAATCATCAAGGGCGAAATTCTGGCGATCATCGGCCCTAACGGGGCCGGAAAATCAACGGTTTTCAATCTGATCACCGGAACCCTGCCACCGACTTCCGGAAATGTGTTTATTCACGAACAGGATATCACCGGTTTGAAACCTTATAAAATCGCCAGCAAAGGGGTTGCCAGAACTTTTCAGACCACCAGCCTTTTTGATCAGCTCAGGGTGATCGACAATCTCATGATCGCCTATAAGTGGCGCACCCGGCTGGGCTTCTGGAATACCCTTTTACATACCCGGACATGGAAAACCGATCAGGCCGAGGCTTACAAGCACTCCATGGAAACCCTGGAGTTTCTCGGGCTTGCCGAAAAAAGCGATCAGTTTGTCCCTGTATTGTCCCAGGAGGAGCAGAAGCGTCTGGCAATGGGCATCGCCCTGGTCAGCCAGCCCAAGATTCTTTTGCTCGACGAGCCCACCGGCGGTTTGATCCAGGAGGAAACCGACCGGATTACCGATCTGATCAACAAGATCCGGGATCACGGAACCACAGTCTGCATCATCGAGCACAAGATGCAGATGATCATGGGAATGGCTGATCGGATTGTTGTTTTAAATTACGGAAAAAAAATCGCCGAGGGAACGCCTGACCATGTGAAATCGGATCAGGCAGTGATCACGGCCTACCTGGGAGGGGAAGTCAAATAA
- a CDS encoding ABC transporter ATP-binding protein produces MLKLKQVHTQISGLHIIHDVSLEIKRGEFVALLGNNGAGKTTLFRTIAGVLKPGSGAVEFNGIPIYQMPVHKIVDLGLVLCPQGRQLFPQLSVQKNLMMGAYPLRKDKMRIQKNLDRVYELFPVLKERSHQQAGTFSGGEQQMLAIARALMSEPQMLLLDEPSVGLAPLIVQQMADVISNINHEMDTTIFLSEQNANMALNITDRGYVLESGACVLEGECQQLKNDEMVRKAYIGA; encoded by the coding sequence ATGCTGAAGCTCAAACAGGTGCACACGCAAATCAGTGGACTCCATATTATCCATGATGTCTCCCTGGAAATCAAGCGGGGGGAATTCGTGGCATTGCTGGGCAACAACGGAGCCGGCAAAACCACCTTGTTTCGGACCATTGCCGGGGTATTAAAGCCCGGCTCCGGAGCCGTTGAGTTCAACGGGATTCCCATCTATCAGATGCCGGTGCATAAAATTGTGGATCTGGGCCTGGTCCTGTGTCCCCAGGGACGCCAGTTGTTTCCCCAGCTGTCCGTGCAAAAAAATCTCATGATGGGGGCCTATCCCCTGCGCAAAGACAAAATGCGGATTCAGAAAAACCTGGATCGCGTATATGAGCTGTTTCCGGTGTTAAAGGAACGCAGCCATCAGCAGGCCGGTACGTTCAGCGGCGGTGAGCAGCAGATGCTGGCCATTGCCCGGGCGCTGATGAGCGAACCCCAGATGCTGCTTCTCGATGAACCGTCAGTGGGGCTGGCGCCTCTGATTGTGCAGCAGATGGCAGATGTGATTTCCAATATCAATCATGAAATGGATACCACCATCTTTCTTTCCGAGCAGAACGCCAACATGGCGCTGAATATCACGGACCGGGGATATGTGCTGGAAAGCGGGGCCTGTGTGCTGGAAGGTGAATGTCAACAGCTCAAAAACGATGAAATGGTGAGAAAAGCATATATCGGTGCCTGA
- a CDS encoding universal stress protein encodes MKIMLCYTGSRSSHSALSETVKRARAMDAQVYLVASMEKGTEDEQKTIGQLEAALKDAEEQLKKEDIACETHLLVRGMTPDEDLLAYAREQNVDEIVIGIRKRSRMGKLLFGSTAQFLILNAHCPVLTVK; translated from the coding sequence ATGAAAATAATGCTTTGTTACACCGGTTCCCGGTCTTCTCACTCCGCCTTAAGCGAAACCGTTAAAAGGGCCAGGGCCATGGATGCGCAGGTTTACCTGGTGGCATCCATGGAAAAGGGTACAGAAGATGAGCAGAAAACAATCGGACAGCTTGAGGCGGCTTTAAAGGATGCCGAAGAACAGCTGAAAAAAGAGGATATTGCGTGTGAAACCCATCTTTTGGTCCGGGGCATGACCCCGGATGAGGATCTGCTGGCATATGCCAGGGAACAAAACGTGGATGAAATTGTCATCGGCATCCGCAAGCGATCCAGGATGGGAAAACTTCTGTTTGGCTCCACGGCCCAGTTTCTGATTTTAAATGCCCATTGCCCGGTTCTGACCGTAAAGTAA
- a CDS encoding sigma-54-dependent transcriptional regulator, whose amino-acid sequence MLKNISVLVVEPGDNAASEVAGFFNEQTEANIFQAKNSTEALEFINNKRSVELLVTDLFFPDKSGLELIQKGIAINPAMVPIVVMPPGGRQHVVESLQAGAYFYIHTPIYQQEILEVVKNALEYQKLLAQSLQHKPRLRKSDGFAGIIGESRPMKKLFEIIERIAGNSEGNVLLKGESGTGKELVARAIHDLTPERNQYNFVPLNCAAIPEELLESELFGYEKGAFTGANRAKKGRLAHADKGTLFLDEIGDMKANLQAKLLRVLQEQNFEAVGSVKSTQIDVRVIAATNRNLEKAVADGTFREDLYYRLSVVPITLPPLRKRTEDIPHLVQKFLLMYNRGRKNVPLGFTDQALQRLKAYEWPGNVRELQNLVQRMCILHGGDTVDVGSLPQRFQDLCDPAGNSETEKQNNISEDLDFHAMTQEFENQLILKALHMAEGNKKEAARLLNMKRTTLLEKIKKRHLEVKI is encoded by the coding sequence ATGCTCAAAAATATTTCCGTCCTGGTGGTTGAACCAGGAGACAATGCCGCCAGTGAAGTGGCCGGTTTTTTCAACGAGCAGACCGAAGCCAATATTTTTCAAGCCAAAAACTCGACAGAGGCCCTGGAGTTTATCAACAACAAGAGATCTGTGGAGCTTCTGGTCACTGATTTATTCTTTCCGGACAAATCCGGGCTGGAACTCATCCAAAAAGGCATTGCCATCAACCCGGCAATGGTCCCCATCGTGGTCATGCCGCCAGGGGGACGTCAGCATGTGGTGGAATCCTTACAGGCCGGGGCATACTTTTATATCCACACGCCCATTTATCAGCAGGAAATCCTGGAAGTGGTAAAAAACGCCCTGGAATACCAGAAACTGCTGGCCCAAAGCCTTCAGCACAAACCGCGCCTGCGCAAAAGCGACGGATTCGCCGGTATCATCGGCGAATCCCGGCCCATGAAAAAACTCTTTGAAATTATTGAACGCATTGCCGGCAACAGTGAAGGCAATGTGTTGCTCAAAGGCGAAAGCGGCACTGGAAAGGAACTGGTGGCCCGGGCCATTCATGATCTGACACCGGAGCGCAATCAATATAACTTTGTCCCCTTAAATTGTGCGGCCATTCCCGAGGAACTGCTGGAAAGCGAATTGTTCGGATATGAAAAAGGCGCTTTCACCGGCGCCAACCGGGCCAAAAAGGGCCGCCTGGCACACGCGGACAAGGGGACGCTGTTTCTTGATGAAATCGGTGATATGAAGGCCAACCTGCAGGCAAAACTGCTCCGGGTCCTCCAGGAGCAAAACTTTGAGGCGGTGGGATCGGTAAAAAGCACACAGATTGACGTGCGGGTGATTGCCGCCACCAACCGCAATCTGGAGAAGGCCGTGGCCGACGGGACGTTTCGGGAAGATCTGTACTACCGCTTAAGCGTTGTCCCCATCACCTTGCCGCCGCTGCGCAAGCGCACCGAAGACATCCCGCACCTGGTCCAGAAATTTCTGCTCATGTACAACCGGGGCAGGAAAAATGTCCCTCTCGGATTCACGGACCAGGCCCTTCAGCGGCTAAAAGCCTATGAATGGCCCGGAAATGTCCGGGAACTGCAGAACCTGGTTCAGCGTATGTGCATCCTCCACGGGGGAGACACGGTTGATGTGGGCTCCCTGCCCCAGAGATTCCAGGACTTATGCGACCCTGCGGGCAACTCAGAGACTGAAAAACAAAACAATATCAGTGAAGATCTTGATTTTCATGCCATGACACAGGAATTTGAAAACCAGCTTATCCTCAAAGCACTTCACATGGCAGAGGGGAATAAAAAAGAGGCGGCCCGCCTGCTGAACATGAAGCGCACCACCCTGCTGGAAAAAATCAAAAAACGGCATCTGGAAGTCAAAATATAG
- a CDS encoding tetratricopeptide repeat protein, which translates to MNEISRAAGIACILIFLSTGLCLAGSANLLGMSSGRQENVNQVDLVFDRIPEIHVSRSGQRVRVQMENTRVSDSVHKIAGKDLAPPLVRVKLNSEGAKTIVDFYFRQIPRSVDITRDKGSARLTLNIFWDRKQAGSRPAIQDQRVGRLQPIRHGAAARQMISSDYTGRWTDFFARFEWPPQWDLPVKFSLPRFPGPLVNENRAFLPDALVELLNGGMWQAVENKTAELLTGDIGGRQADLYQLVLAESLIRQNRNQKALSVLENMEPGAERPQIRAWQIYFQVRAIAGTGEYYQAARIAETQRKRVLQETSAAGWFAILEAETDMAMGEPEQALAGLARDLGYSGAAGGIALLRKGDARYDIGDMEAASDFYDKAVFDLRLVQQYPGSLARYTSLLYRNQKYETAYRHWFLLSEILAKRSPPHKPLADYWAAMALFHSGEPDRARLMLWEIEEKAGDSEAALRARLKLMDLDVMEKPDPDFNALLPRYDSIIEAGDKRQIREEAFFKQILACHLGGNELAAVRQLGRFFDDYWAGELLAEAQALFVEIFPDAIGAMLKQEAYFEALTLVSKHRDLLAQAPITYGFLYDLAESYTRSGLLDQAATTYRYLMDFEKDEKKQARIFLPLIRICDQQGNHGQVMRYAPDYVNRFPDGSDRREVFYYYVRALAKTGQSREAARMLRENKRPVHEKIDLLAGELFFEQKQYRLAACYLGRASAMAGQSGLPATDLKRAEALFYCNKWRQAASVYQSLLDEDGYRGQAAFRLIRTYLNMGSRNKALNLYRQMSEMEIEASWLALSAQEIEIENPMN; encoded by the coding sequence ATGAACGAGATTTCCCGGGCGGCCGGTATTGCTTGCATATTGATCTTTTTGTCAACGGGTTTGTGTCTGGCCGGCAGTGCCAACCTGCTGGGTATGTCCAGCGGCCGGCAGGAAAATGTGAATCAGGTGGATCTTGTTTTTGACAGGATCCCGGAAATCCATGTCAGCCGTTCCGGGCAGCGCGTCCGGGTGCAAATGGAAAATACCCGGGTTTCCGATTCGGTTCACAAGATTGCCGGCAAGGACCTGGCGCCCCCTTTGGTAAGGGTCAAGCTCAATTCTGAAGGAGCAAAAACGATAGTGGATTTCTATTTCCGGCAGATTCCCCGATCCGTGGATATCACAAGGGATAAAGGCAGTGCCCGGCTCACGCTCAATATCTTCTGGGACCGCAAGCAGGCCGGCAGTCGGCCCGCAATTCAGGATCAGCGGGTGGGCCGGCTTCAGCCGATTCGCCACGGGGCCGCGGCCCGGCAGATGATTTCTTCGGATTATACTGGTCGATGGACTGATTTTTTCGCCCGATTTGAATGGCCGCCGCAATGGGATCTGCCGGTAAAGTTTTCTCTCCCCCGGTTTCCGGGGCCACTGGTGAATGAAAACCGGGCTTTTCTGCCGGATGCCCTCGTGGAACTGCTCAACGGCGGGATGTGGCAGGCAGTGGAAAACAAAACAGCAGAACTGCTCACCGGCGATATCGGCGGCCGGCAGGCGGATTTGTACCAGCTGGTGCTGGCTGAATCCCTGATTCGGCAAAATCGGAATCAAAAGGCCCTGTCCGTGCTGGAAAATATGGAGCCGGGTGCTGAAAGGCCTCAGATTCGGGCCTGGCAGATTTATTTTCAGGTCCGTGCCATAGCCGGGACGGGGGAATATTACCAGGCCGCCCGCATTGCCGAAACTCAAAGGAAAAGGGTTTTGCAGGAAACTTCCGCAGCCGGCTGGTTTGCCATTTTGGAAGCGGAAACGGATATGGCCATGGGAGAGCCGGAGCAGGCACTTGCCGGGTTGGCACGGGATCTGGGTTATTCCGGGGCCGCCGGAGGCATTGCTTTGCTTCGCAAGGGCGATGCCCGGTATGATATCGGGGATATGGAGGCTGCATCTGATTTCTATGACAAGGCTGTTTTTGATTTGCGCCTTGTCCAGCAGTACCCCGGTTCCCTTGCCAGGTATACTTCGCTGCTTTACCGGAATCAGAAATATGAAACCGCCTATCGCCACTGGTTTCTGCTGTCTGAAATACTTGCCAAAAGATCGCCCCCGCACAAGCCCCTGGCGGATTATTGGGCGGCCATGGCGCTGTTTCATTCAGGCGAGCCCGACCGGGCGCGGCTGATGCTCTGGGAAATCGAGGAAAAAGCCGGAGATTCAGAGGCCGCCCTCCGGGCAAGGCTGAAATTAATGGATCTGGATGTGATGGAAAAGCCGGATCCGGATTTCAACGCCTTGCTGCCGCGGTATGATTCGATCATTGAGGCCGGAGATAAACGACAGATCCGGGAGGAGGCCTTTTTCAAGCAAATTCTGGCCTGCCATCTGGGCGGAAATGAGCTTGCAGCCGTCCGGCAGCTGGGTCGGTTTTTTGATGATTACTGGGCCGGAGAATTGCTGGCTGAAGCCCAGGCCCTGTTTGTGGAAATTTTTCCGGATGCCATAGGCGCCATGCTAAAGCAAGAAGCTTATTTCGAGGCGCTCACCCTGGTTTCCAAGCATCGGGATTTGCTCGCACAGGCTCCGATCACTTACGGATTTTTATATGACCTGGCGGAAAGCTACACCCGCTCCGGGCTTCTGGACCAGGCCGCCACCACCTACCGCTATCTCATGGATTTTGAAAAGGATGAAAAAAAACAGGCCCGGATCTTTTTGCCCCTGATCCGGATTTGTGATCAGCAGGGCAATCACGGCCAGGTGATGCGTTATGCCCCGGATTACGTAAACCGGTTTCCGGACGGCTCTGATCGAAGGGAGGTGTTTTACTATTATGTCCGGGCGCTGGCCAAAACCGGCCAATCCCGGGAGGCGGCACGAATGCTGAGGGAAAATAAGCGCCCCGTTCATGAAAAAATCGATCTTCTGGCGGGAGAGCTTTTTTTTGAACAAAAGCAATACAGGCTGGCTGCGTGTTATCTGGGCCGGGCCTCGGCCATGGCCGGGCAAAGCGGTTTGCCGGCAACGGATTTGAAACGGGCTGAAGCCCTGTTTTACTGCAATAAATGGCGGCAGGCCGCATCTGTTTATCAATCCCTTCTTGATGAGGATGGATACAGGGGACAGGCGGCATTCAGATTGATCCGGACTTATCTGAACATGGGAAGCCGGAATAAGGCCCTTAACCTTTACCGGCAAATGTCCGAAATGGAAATAGAGGCGTCCTGGCTGGCTCTGTCAGCCCAGGAAATCGAGATTGAAAACCCGATGAACTAG
- the flgB gene encoding flagellar basal body rod protein FlgB, which translates to MPVNGIFDSNIQLLDQALSLRSRKHEAISANIANAETPGYARLRMDFEDAMAAAAGKSDDTQAVTHPRHMQAGAGQAEGLVYRQQDPNVIGDGNNVVMEQEMMELAENQIRYEAAIQMLNKKFGMLKFVIQERA; encoded by the coding sequence ATGCCAGTCAACGGCATTTTTGACAGCAATATCCAGCTGCTTGATCAGGCCCTTTCATTGAGAAGCCGCAAGCATGAAGCCATTTCCGCCAATATCGCAAATGCCGAGACGCCCGGTTATGCACGGCTGCGCATGGATTTTGAAGATGCCATGGCCGCAGCTGCCGGCAAATCGGATGACACGCAGGCGGTCACCCATCCCAGGCATATGCAGGCCGGTGCAGGCCAGGCCGAAGGGCTTGTCTATCGTCAGCAGGACCCAAATGTTATCGGAGATGGCAACAATGTGGTGATGGAGCAGGAAATGATGGAGCTGGCCGAAAACCAGATCCGGTACGAGGCAGCCATTCAGATGCTGAACAAAAAATTTGGTATGCTCAAATTCGTGATTCAGGAAAGAGCATAA
- the flgC gene encoding flagellar basal body rod protein FlgC → MDIFGAMDIGYSALRAQSLRLNVIGSNLANMETTRTPEGGAYRKKSVIFTSEQNSFARELENSTQQQARGVRVERIITDQGEGKMVYEPSHPDANDEGYVEKPDISLVEQMTDMMKARGSYEANVTSIKAAQRMAMKALEIGR, encoded by the coding sequence ATGGATATTTTCGGCGCAATGGACATCGGTTATTCGGCTTTACGGGCGCAGAGCCTGCGGTTAAACGTCATCGGCAGCAATCTGGCCAATATGGAGACCACCCGTACTCCGGAAGGCGGCGCTTACCGCAAAAAATCCGTAATTTTTACAAGCGAGCAAAACAGTTTTGCCCGGGAGCTTGAAAACAGCACCCAACAGCAAGCCCGGGGGGTGCGGGTAGAGCGGATCATAACAGATCAGGGAGAAGGCAAAATGGTCTATGAACCTTCTCATCCGGATGCAAATGACGAAGGTTATGTGGAAAAGCCCGATATCAGCCTGGTGGAGCAGATGACGGACATGATGAAGGCCAGGGGGAGTTATGAAGCCAACGTGACTTCCATCAAGGCCGCCCAGCGAATGGCCATGAAGGCACTGGAAATCGGGAGGTAA